One window of Pandoraea oxalativorans genomic DNA carries:
- a CDS encoding ParB/RepB/Spo0J family partition protein yields the protein MVKDFSKGLAVGRKLDVELNKTPASPSRFDRVDGALAGRESLLGRPQPGPDARALQVVQELSLSTSAPLELPLTELDDNPLNSRTIYSEEIVVARANSIREHGQLVPILVTQSLSTPGRYTIIDGQYRKRALTYLGEKSAKCQIIEVKDKVEFYKLARAMNNERQQESILDIAYGYEKLISEGLAKTEEELGSIVKDTKSRINKLRAVLKLPPAVHELITASPDQFGISIAYELTLYQAIVGAEKTVELAQRIASGHLPFTKVQAIRNAAAQGPKPRRNVSRQHKLRDAGIEIGTLKEWDSGRIVLDITVVDPAKRDAYLVALKHLQQQSGLSSELGAVESAE from the coding sequence ATGGTGAAAGATTTCTCGAAAGGCCTCGCCGTCGGGCGTAAATTGGACGTTGAGCTGAACAAAACCCCGGCCTCGCCGTCCCGCTTTGATCGCGTTGACGGCGCTCTGGCGGGGCGCGAATCCCTGCTAGGACGCCCCCAGCCCGGCCCCGATGCGCGGGCGCTACAGGTCGTGCAAGAGCTCTCGCTGAGTACCTCCGCACCGCTCGAGCTGCCGCTCACCGAGCTCGACGACAACCCGTTAAATAGTCGGACGATCTACAGCGAAGAGATCGTGGTGGCACGCGCGAACTCGATCCGCGAACACGGCCAATTGGTACCGATTCTCGTCACGCAAAGCCTCTCGACGCCGGGTCGCTACACGATCATTGACGGCCAGTATCGCAAGCGCGCGCTCACCTACCTCGGGGAAAAAAGCGCGAAATGCCAGATCATTGAGGTCAAGGACAAGGTCGAGTTTTATAAACTTGCCCGCGCCATGAACAATGAGCGGCAACAAGAGTCGATCTTGGATATTGCCTATGGCTACGAAAAACTCATCTCCGAAGGCCTGGCGAAGACCGAAGAGGAGCTCGGCAGTATCGTCAAAGACACCAAGTCCCGCATCAACAAGCTGCGCGCCGTGCTCAAACTCCCGCCGGCGGTGCATGAGTTGATTACCGCTTCACCCGACCAGTTCGGCATTTCCATTGCCTATGAACTCACGCTGTATCAGGCGATCGTGGGGGCGGAGAAGACCGTGGAGCTGGCGCAGCGCATTGCGTCAGGGCACTTACCTTTCACCAAGGTGCAGGCGATCCGCAACGCCGCGGCGCAGGGGCCCAAACCCCGGCGGAACGTGTCGCGGCAACACAAGCTACGCGACGCCGGGATCGAAATCGGCACGTTAAAAGAGTGGGATTCGGGCCGCATCGTGCTCGATATTACCGTGGTGGACCCCGCCAAACGGGACGCCTATTTGGTGGCGTTGAAACATCTGCAGCAACAGTCCGGGCTCTCCAGTGAGCTCGGCGCGGTGGAGAGCGCAGAGTAA
- the trfA gene encoding plasmid replication initiator TrfA — MARAADPKTPRNKSDLVRVVSAMRERAKTSGRLKEMEDTPVQLPMWEDDTRALPNSLARGALFTAAKSEDRKYFKKLNVASLGGLEIQYRGEELRQDDASVFMTLLHLARHFPLGQPIHFTAYSMLKELGWSINKAEYQHLKECCDRLSATNVTVAIEKRITGKGPGDSASSGYAGSLIRSFAWRDSEGQQLSQWCVLLEPKIAQLFSENTFSLFAWSERKLIGGRAPLALWLHSFLITHREPLPISVPKYYELSASRAKDMADFRRRLRAALQKLVDIKFLKSFIIRNDVVYLTRTPRTMKAPTPALLGDPALV; from the coding sequence ATGGCACGCGCTGCTGACCCGAAAACACCGCGAAACAAATCGGACCTTGTCCGCGTGGTGTCTGCGATGCGAGAACGCGCCAAAACCAGCGGTCGTCTCAAGGAAATGGAAGACACCCCTGTCCAACTCCCGATGTGGGAAGACGACACGCGGGCTCTGCCCAATTCGCTGGCACGTGGCGCGCTGTTCACGGCGGCCAAAAGCGAAGACAGAAAGTATTTTAAGAAGCTCAATGTCGCCAGCCTTGGCGGCCTCGAAATCCAGTATCGGGGCGAAGAACTCAGGCAGGATGATGCGAGCGTTTTCATGACGCTGTTGCATTTGGCACGCCACTTTCCGCTCGGCCAACCGATTCACTTCACGGCGTATTCGATGCTCAAAGAGCTCGGTTGGTCGATCAATAAAGCGGAATATCAGCATTTGAAGGAGTGTTGCGACAGGCTGTCGGCCACCAACGTGACCGTGGCCATCGAGAAGCGCATCACGGGCAAGGGGCCCGGCGACAGCGCCTCGTCCGGTTACGCGGGCTCGCTGATTCGGTCATTCGCGTGGCGCGACAGTGAGGGTCAGCAGTTGTCGCAGTGGTGCGTGCTATTGGAGCCGAAAATCGCCCAGTTGTTTTCGGAAAACACGTTTTCGCTGTTTGCTTGGAGTGAGCGAAAGCTCATTGGCGGGCGCGCGCCGCTCGCGCTGTGGTTACACTCATTTTTGATCACGCACCGCGAGCCGCTGCCGATTTCCGTGCCGAAATACTATGAGTTGTCCGCCAGTCGCGCCAAGGACATGGCCGATTTTCGGCGCCGGCTGCGCGCCGCGCTGCAAAAACTCGTGGATATCAAGTTTTTGAAGTCGTTTATTATTCGCAACGACGTGGTCTACCTCACGCGCACGCCGCGCACGATGAAAGCGCCCACCCCTGCCCTGCTCGGCGATCCGGCGCTGGTCTGA